From one Pedobacter faecalis genomic stretch:
- the dnaE gene encoding DNA polymerase III subunit alpha — MYLIFDTETTGLPRNWNAPITDTDNWPRCIQIAWQLHDDFGALIENQDFLVKPDGFNIPYDAERIHGICTELAQEQGADLKEVLIKFNESLSKASFVVGQNIGFDINIMGCEFFRLGMESPLSQLPVLDTCTESTAELIKLPGGRGGKFKLPNLTELHQYLFGEPFAEAHNATADVEATSRCFLQLIAIGAFKPEELRRDVEYLRRFKEQNPGLINCVGLKHVNLKAASEDIRKRLGRSADGVSRQVDKEAQERLKTAVFAHLHNHTQFSVLQSTTNIPALIKAAATMKMPAVAMTDHANMMGAFHFVSQVLNHNKIAEAKNAAAINNGEPATETIIKPIVGCEFFVCDDHTDKKRKDDGYQVVFLAKNKNGYHNLAKMSSIAYTKGFYYVPRIDRHIIEQYKEDIIVLSGSLYGEVSSKLLNIGERQAEESLLWWKSVFGEDFYIEIMRHNQDDENIVNASLISLARKHEIKLIATNNTYYISKKDANAHDILLCVKDGEKQATQIGRGRGFRYGLPNQEYYFKSSDEMKVLFSDLPEAITNIQEVIDKIETYKLAREVLLPKFDIPQEFVVAEDDTDGGKRGENKYLKHLTYEGARRRYGELSPDIIERLDFELHTIEKTGYPGYFLIVQDFIAEARKLDVSVGPGRGSAAGSVVAYCLGITNIDPIKYDLLFERFLNPDRVSMPDIDIDFDDEGRGRVMDYVIRKYGANQVAQIITYGTMAAKSSIRDTARVLDLPLYEADKIAKLIPNMKLAKIFSLEEKALKEALRADEYEKVSELKSMASAKNLSAETILQAQVLEGSLRNTGIHACGVIITPDDITNFVPVATAKDSDLYVTQFDNSVVESAGLLKMDFLGLKTLTLIKDTVKLVKQGQGIELDPDRFPIDDVKTYELFQRGETIGIFQYESSGMQKYMKELKPTVFGDLIAMNALYRPGPLEYIPSFVRRKNGEEEIKYDLEACEEYLKETYGITVYQEQVMLLSQKLAGFTKGEADVLRKAMGKKQKDVLDKMKPKFISQAAEKGHDAVILEKIWKDWEAFASYAFNKSHSTCYAWIAYQTAYLKAHYPAEYMAAVLSNNMTDIKQVAFFMEECKQMGVSVLGPDVNESDIKFSVNANGQVRFGLSGIKGVGEKAVESIIEERVTHGPYKSVYDFAKRSNTRTVNKKAYESFVYSGALDGFGYHRAQYFFVGVNDKMNGIEKMIKYANDFQNNESSSQSSLFGGSVANLILEPSLPVAPEWSLIDRLKYEKDSIGIFLSGHPLDNYRLELNEFCQHKVKHLALVNKIRSGDSNEELVAEFDSIKNRELVVGGLVVASSQRMTKTGKPFGTIVFEDYDDTCELALFGDDFIKFKQFLTEGYFLQIRGRVAERFRKEGDWEFKITAINLLSEIRDKLAKCVTIQVPLERVTDDFMRQINDILEINKAETEHQSCQLLFDIYDSEQSVNIKMPSKTMKINPNNRLLEQLIQLDVNPKLN; from the coding sequence ATGTATTTGATTTTTGATACGGAAACGACAGGTTTGCCCAGGAACTGGAACGCGCCGATTACTGATACTGATAACTGGCCGAGGTGTATACAGATTGCTTGGCAGCTGCATGATGATTTTGGAGCGCTCATTGAGAATCAGGATTTTCTTGTTAAGCCGGATGGATTTAATATTCCGTACGATGCTGAGCGTATCCATGGTATATGTACAGAACTTGCTCAAGAGCAGGGTGCTGATTTAAAAGAGGTACTCATCAAATTTAATGAGTCACTTTCCAAAGCAAGTTTCGTGGTTGGTCAAAATATTGGTTTTGATATAAATATCATGGGCTGTGAGTTTTTCAGGCTGGGCATGGAGAGTCCGCTTTCACAGTTGCCGGTTCTCGATACCTGTACGGAATCTACAGCTGAATTAATTAAGCTGCCAGGAGGGCGCGGGGGAAAGTTCAAACTGCCCAATCTTACTGAACTTCATCAGTACCTTTTTGGTGAGCCGTTTGCTGAAGCGCACAATGCCACTGCAGATGTTGAGGCAACTTCGAGATGTTTTCTTCAATTAATCGCAATAGGGGCGTTCAAGCCCGAAGAATTAAGAAGGGACGTTGAATATCTGAGGAGGTTTAAGGAGCAAAATCCTGGACTAATTAACTGTGTAGGCCTCAAGCACGTGAATCTTAAAGCGGCTTCTGAAGATATCAGGAAGCGTTTAGGGAGATCGGCTGATGGTGTATCCAGGCAAGTAGACAAAGAAGCTCAAGAGAGACTTAAAACGGCTGTTTTTGCTCACCTCCATAATCATACGCAGTTTTCTGTGTTGCAGTCTACAACCAATATTCCCGCCTTAATAAAAGCTGCAGCTACCATGAAGATGCCGGCAGTAGCTATGACAGACCATGCGAATATGATGGGTGCTTTCCATTTTGTAAGTCAGGTACTGAACCACAACAAAATTGCTGAGGCCAAAAATGCTGCCGCTATAAATAACGGCGAGCCTGCGACTGAAACGATTATAAAGCCGATAGTTGGCTGCGAATTTTTCGTATGCGACGATCATACCGATAAGAAGCGGAAGGATGACGGGTACCAGGTTGTCTTTTTAGCAAAAAACAAAAATGGCTACCATAATCTGGCCAAGATGTCTTCGATCGCCTACACAAAGGGATTCTATTATGTTCCTCGAATCGATCGACATATTATTGAGCAGTATAAAGAAGACATTATTGTCCTTTCCGGTAGTCTTTATGGTGAAGTATCGAGTAAGTTGCTGAATATAGGAGAGAGGCAGGCAGAGGAGTCATTGTTGTGGTGGAAGTCTGTGTTTGGAGAAGACTTCTATATAGAGATCATGCGTCATAATCAGGATGACGAAAATATTGTGAACGCATCACTGATATCGTTGGCTAGAAAGCATGAAATTAAATTGATTGCTACCAACAACACCTACTATATCAGTAAAAAGGACGCCAATGCACACGATATTCTTTTGTGTGTTAAAGATGGAGAGAAGCAGGCAACTCAGATAGGCAGGGGACGGGGGTTCCGTTACGGGCTACCTAATCAGGAATATTATTTCAAGTCTTCAGATGAAATGAAGGTGCTCTTTTCTGACCTTCCTGAAGCTATAACAAATATTCAGGAGGTAATTGATAAGATAGAGACATACAAGCTGGCCCGCGAGGTGTTGTTACCTAAGTTCGATATCCCACAGGAATTTGTAGTTGCAGAAGATGATACAGATGGTGGTAAGAGGGGTGAAAATAAGTATCTCAAACATCTGACCTATGAAGGTGCCAGGCGCAGATATGGAGAACTTTCTCCAGACATCATAGAAAGACTGGATTTCGAGTTGCATACCATTGAGAAGACGGGGTATCCGGGCTATTTTCTGATTGTTCAGGATTTTATCGCTGAGGCAAGGAAGCTTGATGTTTCGGTAGGGCCGGGGCGGGGTTCTGCCGCAGGATCTGTAGTTGCCTATTGTCTCGGGATTACAAACATAGATCCGATCAAGTACGATCTTCTTTTTGAGCGTTTCCTCAACCCCGACCGGGTGTCAATGCCGGATATTGATATTGACTTCGACGACGAGGGCCGCGGAAGGGTAATGGATTATGTGATTAGGAAATATGGGGCTAATCAGGTTGCCCAGATCATTACTTACGGAACTATGGCTGCGAAGTCGTCTATCCGGGATACAGCCAGGGTACTTGATCTACCCTTATATGAGGCTGACAAAATTGCGAAGCTGATACCGAACATGAAGTTGGCGAAGATCTTCAGTTTGGAGGAAAAAGCTTTGAAGGAGGCATTGCGTGCAGACGAATATGAGAAGGTTTCGGAGCTGAAGAGTATGGCCTCTGCTAAAAATCTGAGCGCCGAGACTATTCTTCAGGCTCAGGTATTGGAAGGCTCGCTCCGGAATACGGGGATACACGCCTGCGGTGTTATCATAACGCCAGATGATATTACCAATTTTGTACCGGTGGCAACTGCCAAGGATTCGGACCTATATGTGACGCAGTTTGATAACTCTGTAGTAGAAAGTGCCGGCCTCCTGAAAATGGATTTTTTAGGGCTTAAAACGCTTACCCTCATCAAGGACACCGTTAAGCTTGTGAAACAGGGCCAGGGGATAGAGCTTGACCCGGATAGGTTCCCTATTGATGATGTAAAAACATATGAGTTGTTTCAACGCGGAGAAACCATAGGCATATTTCAATATGAAAGCAGTGGAATGCAGAAATACATGAAGGAGCTAAAGCCCACGGTGTTCGGCGACCTGATCGCTATGAATGCGCTCTACAGACCAGGGCCGCTTGAATACATACCGAGTTTTGTAAGACGTAAGAATGGTGAGGAAGAGATTAAGTATGATCTTGAAGCTTGTGAAGAATACCTAAAGGAAACTTACGGAATTACGGTCTACCAGGAACAGGTTATGCTTTTGTCGCAAAAGCTCGCGGGTTTTACAAAAGGTGAAGCAGACGTGTTACGGAAAGCGATGGGTAAAAAGCAAAAGGATGTCCTTGATAAAATGAAACCCAAGTTCATTTCACAAGCGGCAGAGAAGGGGCATGATGCTGTGATCCTTGAGAAAATTTGGAAAGACTGGGAAGCCTTCGCCTCCTATGCGTTTAATAAGTCGCACTCCACATGTTATGCCTGGATTGCCTACCAGACTGCCTACTTGAAGGCACACTACCCCGCCGAGTACATGGCGGCAGTGCTATCAAACAACATGACCGACATAAAGCAGGTAGCATTCTTCATGGAGGAATGCAAACAAATGGGAGTATCTGTGTTGGGCCCTGACGTAAATGAATCGGATATTAAATTTTCAGTGAATGCAAATGGCCAGGTCCGGTTCGGGTTATCGGGGATAAAAGGTGTAGGTGAAAAGGCGGTAGAAAGTATCATAGAAGAGCGTGTCACTCATGGCCCGTATAAGAGCGTTTATGATTTCGCTAAACGATCCAACACGCGTACTGTCAATAAAAAAGCCTATGAAAGCTTTGTTTATAGTGGTGCGTTAGACGGCTTCGGATATCATCGTGCGCAGTACTTCTTTGTCGGTGTCAACGACAAGATGAACGGCATTGAAAAGATGATCAAATATGCCAATGACTTCCAAAACAACGAGTCTTCGTCTCAATCGTCGCTTTTTGGAGGTTCCGTAGCGAATCTTATTCTGGAACCTTCTCTACCTGTAGCGCCGGAATGGAGTTTAATTGATCGTCTGAAATATGAAAAGGATTCGATTGGGATCTTTTTGAGTGGACACCCCCTTGATAATTACAGGCTCGAACTTAATGAGTTTTGCCAGCACAAAGTTAAGCATCTGGCGCTGGTCAATAAAATAAGATCCGGCGACAGCAACGAAGAACTTGTTGCAGAATTTGATTCGATCAAGAATCGGGAACTTGTAGTGGGTGGACTTGTCGTGGCCTCTTCACAGCGGATGACAAAGACTGGTAAACCTTTTGGTACAATCGTGTTTGAGGATTACGACGACACGTGCGAACTTGCTCTTTTTGGAGACGATTTTATTAAGTTCAAGCAATTTCTTACAGAGGGGTATTTTCTTCAGATACGGGGTAGGGTCGCTGAGCGGTTTAGAAAGGAGGGCGACTGGGAATTCAAGATTACCGCTATAAATCTGCTGTCAGAAATAAGAGACAAGCTCGCAAAATGTGTGACTATTCAGGTGCCTCTTGAGCGGGTTACAGACGACTTTATGCGTCAGATAAACGACATTTTAGAAATTAATAAGGCAGAAACCGAACACCAGAGTTGTCAGCTGTTATTTGATATATACGACAGTGAGCAAAGTGTAAATATTAAAATGCCGTCTAAAACAATGAAAATAAATCCAAATAACAGGCTCCTAGAACAATTGATTCAACTCGATGTTAATCCTAAGTTGAACTAA
- a CDS encoding lipocalin family protein, which yields MDNTPVQKVDILMYAGKWYTLYSIPTLMSRNWRQTTETYVIHPDGYYAVFNTYRVPGSDDQKYFRSKLYVVRGSGNAHFKLQAVWPFKLDYWVIELAEDYSYAVVGHPEYKHLSIMSRRPGIDEVLLQEIVDRCSRKGYDTGKLVDQQH from the coding sequence ATGGATAACACACCTGTACAGAAAGTCGATATTTTGATGTATGCCGGAAAATGGTATACGCTATATTCGATACCAACTTTAATGAGCAGGAACTGGAGGCAGACTACGGAAACCTATGTGATCCACCCGGATGGATACTATGCTGTATTTAATACCTATAGAGTGCCCGGTAGCGACGATCAGAAATATTTTCGCTCTAAGTTGTACGTGGTTCGCGGCAGTGGCAATGCTCATTTTAAGCTTCAGGCTGTTTGGCCATTCAAGCTGGATTACTGGGTTATTGAACTGGCGGAGGATTACTCTTACGCGGTGGTGGGGCATCCTGAGTATAAACATCTTTCTATCATGTCACGCAGGCCCGGAATTGATGAGGTGCTATTACAGGAGATTGTCGACAGGTGCAGCCGGAAAGGATATGATACAGGTAAGCTGGTGGATCAGCAGCATTAA
- the mdh gene encoding malate dehydrogenase: protein MKITVVGAGAVGATCADNITRKELAEELVLIDIKDGLAEGKAIDMMQTAALLGFDTKITGVTGDYSMTAGSSVAVITSGLPRKPGMSREELIGINAGIVKSVAENILKYSPDAIIIVISNPMDTMTYLALKSLGLPKQRIIGMGGALDSARFKYYLSKALGCSPNDLQGFVIGGHGDTTMIPLIRYATYQSMHVTELLDQETLEKVAADTMVGGATLTALIGTSAWYAPGAAGAALVESIVRDEKKLFTCCVSLEGEYGQSDICLGVPVIIGRNGWEKIIDYNLNEQETALFNRSAQAVRNMNNVLSDMKLI from the coding sequence ATGAAAATAACGGTCGTAGGTGCAGGAGCTGTAGGCGCAACATGTGCCGACAACATCACTAGAAAAGAACTGGCAGAAGAACTTGTTTTGATAGATATAAAAGACGGTTTGGCCGAGGGTAAAGCGATAGACATGATGCAGACGGCTGCTTTGTTGGGCTTTGACACCAAAATAACCGGCGTCACCGGAGATTATAGCATGACTGCGGGCTCATCGGTGGCAGTTATTACTTCCGGACTTCCCCGTAAGCCCGGGATGAGCCGTGAGGAACTCATCGGAATAAATGCCGGTATTGTGAAAAGTGTAGCGGAGAACATACTAAAATATTCTCCCGACGCCATCATCATTGTGATCAGCAATCCTATGGACACTATGACCTATCTCGCGCTTAAATCGTTAGGATTGCCTAAGCAAAGGATTATTGGTATGGGAGGCGCCCTGGACAGTGCCCGCTTTAAATATTACCTAAGTAAGGCGTTAGGATGCAGTCCGAACGACCTCCAGGGATTTGTAATCGGCGGCCATGGAGACACAACAATGATCCCGCTTATCCGGTATGCGACCTACCAAAGCATGCATGTTACGGAGTTACTGGACCAGGAAACCCTGGAGAAGGTTGCAGCTGATACCATGGTCGGCGGAGCTACGCTTACAGCGCTTATAGGAACTTCAGCATGGTATGCTCCCGGAGCAGCCGGCGCTGCATTGGTTGAAAGTATCGTAAGAGACGAGAAAAAGCTGTTTACCTGCTGCGTTTCACTCGAGGGTGAATATGGACAATCGGACATCTGCCTTGGCGTTCCTGTCATCATTGGAAGGAATGGCTGGGAGAAGATCATAGACTACAATTTAAACGAGCAGGAAACCGCTTTGTTTAATAGAAGCGCTCAGGCGGTCCGAAATATGAATAATGTTCTATCTGATATGAAACTGATCTAA
- a CDS encoding aspartyl protease family protein, producing the protein MGTITVPLNIIELEDSGFHLLVKITVFKKQFTAVVDTGASRSVFDKAFIESHLSDMNYVSTTQATTLFTTSDTVTAVIPQFRIGRLVISDYTAVALDLSSVNIAYESLGHNPIAAIIGSDILYRHQAVVNFRKLKLYLSHIAFDNELF; encoded by the coding sequence ATGGGTACCATTACGGTTCCATTAAATATTATCGAATTGGAAGATAGCGGCTTTCATCTTCTTGTTAAAATTACCGTTTTCAAAAAGCAATTCACAGCTGTAGTTGACACAGGTGCATCCAGGTCGGTCTTTGATAAAGCTTTTATTGAGTCGCATTTATCAGACATGAACTATGTCAGCACCACGCAGGCAACCACCCTTTTTACAACCTCTGATACCGTCACCGCAGTCATACCTCAGTTTAGAATAGGCCGCCTGGTTATCAGCGACTACACTGCTGTGGCGCTAGACCTAAGCTCAGTAAACATCGCGTATGAGAGCTTAGGACATAACCCGATTGCAGCAATAATAGGCAGCGATATCTTGTACCGGCACCAAGCCGTGGTCAACTTCCGGAAGCTTAAACTCTACTTAAGCCATATCGCATTCGATAATGAGCTATTTTAA
- a CDS encoding DUF4142 domain-containing protein: MKTIALSFIVSIFIFALSSCDNAGGREDRLADSTSLGDRADAAANADSLPDEVNETSEAGVNDDSAVFMKRAALGGKMEVILGKVAMERGNDERVKEFGAKMVADHTLANSDLMKLAEKASILLPSDFPAEEKAHMDKLLAMKGASFDKHYMEMMVKDHSKTLDLFRSAARARENSVRNYAEKVLPVLREHHKLATEIYQSLK; encoded by the coding sequence ATGAAGACTATTGCTTTATCATTTATCGTATCAATATTTATTTTCGCGTTAAGTTCCTGCGATAATGCGGGAGGCAGAGAAGACCGCTTAGCTGATTCTACAAGCCTTGGTGACCGTGCAGATGCCGCAGCTAACGCTGACAGTCTGCCTGATGAGGTTAATGAAACGAGTGAAGCAGGTGTGAACGATGATTCTGCTGTTTTTATGAAGCGAGCGGCTCTGGGAGGGAAAATGGAGGTTATTTTAGGAAAGGTGGCGATGGAGAGGGGAAATGATGAAAGGGTTAAAGAGTTTGGGGCGAAAATGGTGGCAGACCACACTTTAGCGAATAGTGACCTGATGAAGCTGGCTGAAAAGGCATCTATTTTATTGCCCTCTGACTTCCCTGCTGAGGAAAAGGCGCATATGGACAAACTATTGGCGATGAAGGGTGCTTCCTTTGATAAACACTATATGGAGATGATGGTGAAAGACCATAGTAAAACGTTGGACTTGTTTAGGTCGGCCGCAAGAGCCCGGGAAAACTCGGTACGGAATTACGCAGAAAAAGTTTTGCCTGTATTGCGCGAGCATCACAAGCTGGCCACAGAGATTTATCAGAGTTTAAAATAG
- the gyrB gene encoding DNA topoisomerase (ATP-hydrolyzing) subunit B: MSEELDSKSNYSADNIQVLEGLEAVRKRPSMYIGDTGVKGLHHLVYEVVDNSIDEALAGYCTDIVVTIHQGNSITVEDNGRGIPTGINKKEGKSALEIVMTVLHAGGKFDKDTYKVSGGLHGVGVSCVNALSTHVKTVVHREGKIFTQEYERGKPLFDVKEIGTSDRTGTIQTFQPDPEIFTQTLEYRYDTLASRLRELSFLNKGIKLTLTDEREVDENGNFLTELFYSEGGLKEFVQFLDGNRPSLIESPIYVEGIKNGIPVELAMQYNDSYAENVHSYVNNINTHEGGTHIAGFRRGLTRTLKAYADKSGLLKNVKFEITGDDFREGLTAVVSVKVQEPQFEGQTKTKLGNSEVMGAVDVAVGEALGNYLEEYPKEARAIVNKVILAATARAAARKAREMVQRKSVMGGSGLPGKLADCSDNDPAKCEIYLVEGDSAGGTAKQGRDRNFQAILPLKGKILNVEKAMEHKIYENDEIKNMFTALGVSIGTPEDDKALNLTKLRYHKIIIMTDADIDGSHITTLILTFFFRYMKALIEAGYVYIAAPPLYQVKKGKEFEYCWNDQQRDAAIQRLKGAGKEESVHVQRYKGLGEMNAEQLWDTTLNPATRTLMQATIENAAECDHTFSMLMGDDVAPRRDFIERNAKYAKIDA, encoded by the coding sequence ATGAGCGAAGAACTAGATTCAAAATCAAATTATTCGGCAGACAATATACAGGTGTTGGAAGGTTTAGAAGCGGTGCGTAAGCGCCCTTCTATGTATATAGGCGACACCGGAGTAAAGGGGTTGCACCACCTGGTTTATGAGGTGGTGGACAATTCAATTGACGAAGCTTTGGCGGGCTACTGTACTGATATTGTTGTTACTATACATCAGGGAAATTCCATCACTGTTGAAGATAACGGACGGGGTATTCCGACAGGAATCAATAAAAAGGAAGGAAAGTCTGCTCTGGAGATCGTTATGACTGTACTTCATGCCGGCGGTAAATTTGATAAGGATACTTACAAGGTTTCAGGTGGTTTGCATGGTGTTGGGGTAAGTTGTGTTAACGCACTGTCTACACACGTAAAAACCGTTGTTCATCGTGAGGGAAAAATCTTTACCCAGGAGTATGAGCGTGGTAAGCCTCTTTTTGATGTAAAAGAAATCGGTACATCTGACAGGACAGGTACCATTCAGACGTTTCAGCCTGATCCGGAAATCTTTACTCAGACGTTAGAATATCGCTACGATACGCTGGCTTCCAGATTACGCGAACTTTCGTTTCTGAACAAAGGCATTAAACTGACGCTGACTGATGAACGCGAAGTTGACGAAAATGGCAATTTTCTTACCGAGCTTTTTTATTCAGAAGGTGGACTTAAGGAGTTTGTTCAGTTCCTGGACGGGAACAGGCCGTCATTAATTGAGTCGCCTATCTATGTGGAAGGGATAAAAAATGGAATCCCTGTAGAGCTGGCTATGCAATACAATGACAGTTATGCTGAAAATGTTCACTCCTACGTAAATAACATCAATACGCATGAGGGGGGTACACATATTGCCGGTTTCAGACGCGGCCTGACACGTACCCTGAAGGCTTATGCAGATAAGTCAGGATTGCTCAAGAATGTCAAGTTTGAGATAACCGGTGATGACTTCAGAGAGGGTTTGACTGCTGTGGTTTCGGTAAAGGTTCAGGAGCCTCAGTTCGAGGGTCAGACAAAGACGAAACTAGGTAACTCCGAGGTAATGGGGGCAGTTGACGTGGCTGTAGGGGAAGCTTTAGGGAATTACCTTGAGGAATATCCAAAGGAAGCCCGGGCGATTGTAAATAAAGTGATCCTGGCGGCTACTGCCAGAGCTGCGGCACGTAAGGCACGGGAGATGGTTCAACGTAAGAGCGTGATGGGGGGCTCCGGTTTACCTGGAAAGCTGGCTGACTGTTCAGATAACGATCCGGCGAAGTGCGAGATTTATCTGGTAGAGGGTGATTCGGCGGGAGGAACCGCCAAGCAAGGTCGTGACCGTAATTTTCAAGCCATATTGCCTTTGAAAGGTAAGATTCTGAATGTGGAGAAGGCGATGGAGCACAAGATCTATGAAAATGACGAGATCAAAAACATGTTTACTGCCCTTGGTGTAAGTATCGGTACACCGGAGGATGATAAAGCGCTTAATTTGACCAAGCTGAGGTACCACAAGATCATTATTATGACCGATGCTGATATTGACGGTTCACACATCACTACCCTTATTTTAACCTTCTTTTTCAGATATATGAAAGCTTTGATTGAAGCTGGTTATGTGTATATCGCTGCGCCGCCGCTTTATCAGGTTAAGAAGGGGAAGGAATTTGAATATTGCTGGAACGACCAGCAGCGCGATGCTGCGATACAGCGTTTGAAAGGTGCGGGTAAAGAGGAGAGCGTTCATGTGCAGCGTTACAAAGGTCTGGGCGAGATGAATGCCGAGCAGTTGTGGGATACGACACTGAATCCGGCTACACGAACATTGATGCAGGCAACAATTGAGAATGCTGCCGAATGTGATCATACTTTTTCGATGTTGATGGGTGATGACGTGGCGCCGAGAAGGGATTTCATAGAACGTAATGCAAAGTACGCCAAAATAGATGCATAG
- a CDS encoding OmpH family outer membrane protein gives MKITNRISSLAAVAIVSVVAACGSKEQKEASSKPVDAKTEVSQQIVYVNSDTLLAKYQYFKDMKLKLETKAKAAQGDMAAKGQAFQREVAQYQQQANTMAADQRAATEERLKRKEQELGAYQQNAGQALQTEQAAENEKLYDKIADYLKEYARKKGYKMVLTYSKGNSAILFADESLDVTNEVIKGLNDGYKK, from the coding sequence ATGAAAATTACAAATCGAATTAGTAGTCTTGCCGCCGTCGCAATAGTTTCAGTGGTAGCGGCATGCGGAAGTAAGGAGCAAAAGGAAGCTTCCTCGAAACCAGTTGACGCAAAAACGGAAGTGTCTCAGCAAATTGTTTACGTAAATTCTGACACGCTACTAGCAAAATATCAGTACTTCAAAGACATGAAACTGAAGCTTGAAACCAAGGCTAAGGCAGCCCAGGGCGACATGGCAGCAAAGGGACAGGCATTTCAGCGTGAAGTAGCACAGTATCAGCAGCAGGCAAACACCATGGCTGCAGATCAACGCGCGGCGACTGAAGAACGTCTCAAACGCAAAGAGCAGGAACTTGGGGCTTATCAGCAAAACGCTGGTCAGGCTTTACAAACGGAGCAGGCAGCAGAAAACGAAAAGCTTTACGACAAAATTGCGGATTACCTGAAAGAGTACGCCAGAAAAAAAGGATATAAAATGGTACTTACCTATTCCAAGGGAAACAGCGCTATTTTGTTCGCAGATGAAAGCCTCGACGTGACCAACGAAGTGATCAAAGGATTAAATGACGGATATAAAAAGTAA
- a CDS encoding EcsC family protein produces the protein MEYLDRIRMELDLWQRQLSSPPSAFDHLAARVQKKINNYIPEKVHNAVTAAIKGLVKTVLFGATHLSAAPPHGTTSLIHREALIKDRIDSYAKGSAAEGGLAGAGGFVTSMADFPILIGIKIKLLFEIATLYGFDISDFRERLYILHIFQLAFSSTKGTQNIYQKMQKWDERILDIPDADNFDWKTFQQEYRDYIDIAKLAQVLPVVGAAVGAIANFKLVKKLGKTAMQAYRMRLLGNAHHSESPSSNIP, from the coding sequence ATGGAATATCTCGACAGGATCAGGATGGAACTGGATTTATGGCAACGGCAGCTATCCAGTCCCCCTTCAGCATTCGATCATTTGGCTGCACGCGTCCAGAAAAAGATAAACAACTACATACCCGAGAAGGTGCACAACGCCGTTACCGCCGCAATAAAGGGATTGGTTAAAACCGTTTTGTTCGGCGCCACACACCTGTCGGCAGCCCCACCGCACGGTACAACCAGTCTGATACACCGCGAAGCACTTATTAAAGACAGGATCGATAGTTATGCAAAAGGCAGCGCTGCTGAAGGTGGGCTCGCCGGTGCTGGTGGTTTCGTAACGAGTATGGCCGACTTTCCGATACTCATCGGCATCAAAATTAAACTCTTATTCGAAATAGCCACACTTTACGGATTTGACATATCTGATTTCCGCGAACGCTTGTACATATTACACATATTCCAACTTGCATTTTCCAGCACAAAAGGCACACAGAATATTTACCAGAAGATGCAAAAATGGGACGAAAGAATTCTTGATATTCCTGATGCGGATAATTTCGACTGGAAAACCTTTCAGCAAGAATATCGTGACTACATAGATATAGCCAAATTGGCGCAGGTCCTTCCCGTTGTGGGTGCGGCGGTAGGTGCAATAGCGAACTTCAAACTGGTGAAAAAGCTAGGCAAAACTGCTATGCAGGCTTACCGGATGAGATTACTTGGCAATGCACATCATTCCGAATCGCCTTCTTCGAACATTCCCTGA
- a CDS encoding RNA-binding S4 domain-containing protein, producing the protein MAEQEKLRIDKYLWAIRLFKTRSLATEACKAGRIKLKGQNVKPSAIVKIGDVYQVSKGIERKVIEVVDLLYNRAESKIALTKYKDITPVEETHAFKSVFHAPALRRDRGSGRPTKKDRRETDDLIQGMFEEGDSE; encoded by the coding sequence ATGGCTGAGCAGGAAAAACTACGGATTGATAAATATTTATGGGCGATCAGACTTTTTAAAACAAGAAGTCTGGCCACAGAAGCCTGCAAAGCGGGTAGAATAAAGCTAAAGGGACAGAACGTGAAGCCATCCGCAATTGTAAAGATCGGCGACGTTTATCAGGTTTCAAAGGGTATCGAACGAAAGGTTATAGAGGTGGTTGATTTACTTTACAATCGTGCGGAATCTAAGATCGCTTTAACTAAATATAAAGATATCACGCCGGTAGAGGAAACACATGCGTTTAAGTCAGTGTTTCATGCGCCCGCGCTGCGCCGCGACCGTGGTTCCGGTCGACCTACAAAAAAAGACCGCCGCGAGACCGACGATCTTATTCAGGGAATGTTCGAAGAAGGCGATTCGGAATGA